From Leptotrichia trevisanii DSM 22070, the proteins below share one genomic window:
- a CDS encoding ParA family protein translates to MKVISILNPKGGAGKTVTAVNLAYAMSLKGKKILLIDTDPRNAVSTYLNLKNDNTIFDLIKECYETMKFDKAKYITSKNKVDVIISDERLLQLEMLFASYSDNQAIFNIFSNITEQLKQDYDYIIIDTEGSINNTVRGILNATDYIVAPSKCSLIDTNGINDLIKIYFIGKRNNPKLELKKVFFVQVEERTKVFADALKEFTDFFNSNGLGLNSNILSKNYVRKDSNINNAMLENLDIINYKKSSPSSTDYRNIANDLIKELE, encoded by the coding sequence ATGAAAGTTATAAGCATACTAAATCCTAAGGGCGGAGCTGGAAAAACCGTTACAGCTGTTAATCTTGCTTATGCAATGAGCTTGAAAGGAAAAAAGATATTATTAATAGATACTGACCCAAGAAATGCTGTTTCAACTTATCTTAATTTAAAAAATGATAATACAATTTTTGACTTAATAAAAGAATGTTACGAAACAATGAAATTTGATAAAGCAAAATATATTACAAGCAAAAATAAAGTAGATGTTATAATTTCTGATGAAAGATTACTTCAACTTGAAATGCTTTTTGCGAGTTATTCTGACAATCAAGCTATCTTTAATATTTTTTCAAATATAACAGAACAACTGAAACAGGACTATGACTATATCATTATTGATACTGAAGGTTCAATCAATAACACGGTAAGGGGTATTTTAAATGCAACAGATTATATTGTCGCACCATCAAAATGTAGCTTAATAGACACAAATGGAATAAACGATCTTATAAAGATATACTTCATTGGTAAAAGAAATAATCCTAAATTAGAATTAAAAAAAGTATTTTTCGTACAGGTAGAAGAACGAACAAAAGTTTTTGCTGATGCATTAAAAGAATTTACAGATTTTTTTAATTCAAATGGTTTAGGACTTAATTCTAATATTTTATCAAAAAATTATGTCAGAAAAGACTCAAATATCAATAATGCAATGTTAGAAAATCTTGATATTATAAATTATAAAAAGTCCTCTCCTTCATCAACAGATTATAGAAATATTGCAAATGACCTGATAAAAGAATTAGAATAA